One window of the Candidatus Microbacterium colombiense genome contains the following:
- the rsmH gene encoding 16S rRNA (cytosine(1402)-N(4))-methyltransferase RsmH produces the protein MNLRDIHTPVLLDRCVELLAPALQADGAVLVDATLGMGGHSEALLERFPHIRLIGLDRDTDALRIAGERLAPFGDRVTLVHTVYDEIGLHAQGASAILFDLGVSSLQLDEAERGFAYSKDAPLDMRMDQTKGTTAAEVIATYNEGNLRRIFERYGEEKLAGRYARFIIDARQKKPILRSGELVDILIAATPAAAQRAGHPAKRVFQALRIEVNAELNVLADAIPAAMEALHVGGRIVVMSYQSLEDRLVKQAFAAASASTAPAGLPVELPEHAPRFRILTKGAELADEAERARNPRAIPVRLRAAERVRESA, from the coding sequence ATGAACCTCCGAGACATTCACACCCCCGTTCTGCTCGACCGTTGCGTCGAGCTGCTCGCCCCTGCCCTGCAGGCGGATGGAGCCGTGCTCGTCGACGCGACGCTCGGCATGGGCGGTCACTCCGAAGCCCTGCTCGAGCGCTTCCCGCATATCCGTCTCATCGGTCTCGACCGCGACACCGATGCGCTGCGCATCGCCGGCGAGCGTCTCGCTCCGTTCGGAGACCGGGTCACCCTCGTGCACACCGTGTACGACGAGATCGGACTGCACGCCCAGGGCGCATCGGCGATCCTCTTCGACCTCGGCGTCTCCTCCCTCCAACTCGACGAGGCCGAGCGCGGTTTCGCGTACTCGAAGGATGCTCCGCTGGACATGCGGATGGACCAGACGAAGGGCACGACGGCCGCCGAGGTCATCGCCACCTACAACGAGGGCAACCTCCGCCGCATCTTCGAGCGCTACGGCGAGGAGAAGCTGGCCGGTCGATACGCCCGGTTCATCATCGACGCCCGTCAGAAGAAGCCGATCCTGCGCTCCGGCGAACTGGTCGACATCCTGATCGCCGCGACGCCGGCGGCCGCGCAGCGTGCCGGACACCCGGCCAAGCGCGTGTTCCAGGCCCTGCGCATCGAGGTCAACGCCGAGCTCAACGTGCTCGCCGATGCCATCCCTGCCGCCATGGAAGCCCTGCACGTCGGCGGACGGATCGTGGTGATGTCGTACCAGTCCTTGGAAGACCGCCTCGTCAAGCAGGCGTTCGCCGCCGCATCGGCATCGACGGCTCCGGCCGGACTCCCGGTCGAGCTCCCCGAGCATGCCCCGCGATTCCGCATCCTCACCAAGGGCGCTGAACTCGCCGATGAGGCGGAACGTGCACGCAATCCACGAGCGATCCCTGTGCGCCTGCGCGCAGCCGAGAGGGTGAGGGAGAGCGCATGA
- the mraZ gene encoding division/cell wall cluster transcriptional repressor MraZ — translation MLLGTHSPKLDDKGRVILPAKFREDLGGGIVVTRGQERCLYVFSTAEFEAMHERIRQAPLANKQARDFMRLFLSGASAEMPDSQNRITIPAHLRQYAGLQKELIVTGVGAHAEIWDAESWNTYLAAGEESYSDLEQEVIPGLF, via the coding sequence ATGTTGTTGGGAACGCATTCTCCGAAGTTGGACGACAAAGGACGGGTCATCCTTCCTGCGAAGTTCCGCGAAGACCTCGGTGGCGGCATCGTCGTCACACGAGGCCAGGAACGCTGCCTCTACGTCTTCAGCACGGCCGAGTTCGAGGCGATGCACGAGCGGATCCGTCAGGCGCCGCTCGCGAACAAGCAGGCGCGTGACTTCATGCGCCTGTTCCTCTCCGGTGCCAGCGCGGAGATGCCTGACAGTCAGAACCGCATCACCATCCCGGCCCACCTGCGTCAGTACGCGGGCCTCCAGAAGGAACTCATCGTCACCGGTGTCGGCGCCCACGCCGAGATCTGGGACGCCGAGAGCTGGAACACCTACCTCGCCGCCGGCGAGGAGTCCTACTCAGACCTGGAGCAGGAGGTGATTCCGGGACTCTTCTGA
- a CDS encoding DUF3040 domain-containing protein → MPLSEQEQRLLDEMERHLLHNDADVVSAPSGDRTLSYRNLVYGALLLLVGVGGLVVGVVLGDVWGIVVGVIGFAAMLAGVMFAVTPVRRTTPVAPRAAAGAKRADSASFMDRMNDRWDRRQDGR, encoded by the coding sequence ATGCCACTCTCCGAACAGGAGCAGCGTCTGCTCGACGAGATGGAACGCCATCTCCTCCACAATGACGCCGACGTTGTGAGCGCGCCCTCGGGCGATCGCACACTGAGCTATCGCAACCTCGTCTACGGCGCACTGCTGCTGCTCGTCGGCGTCGGTGGCCTCGTCGTCGGTGTCGTGCTCGGTGACGTATGGGGGATCGTCGTCGGAGTCATCGGCTTCGCTGCGATGCTCGCCGGCGTCATGTTCGCGGTGACACCTGTCCGGCGCACCACGCCGGTGGCGCCGCGTGCCGCAGCCGGCGCGAAGCGGGCGGACTCCGCGTCCTTCATGGATCGGATGAACGACCGCTGGGATCGCCGCCAAGACGGTCGCTGA
- a CDS encoding polyprenyl synthetase family protein: MPSPTPIIDAVAARLDRFVALMRSESEEYGIDAAAFLDAAAETLTGGKRLRARFCHAGWRASARFADRNASETDALWDICAALEIFQSAALVHDDLIDNSDTRRGRPAAHRALESAHREARWTGDGASFGRASAILLGDLLVAWSDDLLETALDGHPSARAVRREYARMRRDVTTGQFLDIAEESAWSVNDDSSHAERALRVVSLKSARYSIEQPLVLGASLAGADAGQVDALRHFGRPVGMAFQLRDDVLGVFGDSSVTGKPAGDDLREGKRTVLVALTREVLDPSARRVFDELLGDTELTADQVSFLQTTISASGALERIETMIGDYAREADQALIGARLDNAAVGELRDLARAATVRSS; the protein is encoded by the coding sequence GTGCCCTCCCCCACACCGATCATCGACGCCGTCGCCGCCCGCCTGGATCGGTTCGTCGCCCTCATGCGGTCAGAGTCCGAGGAGTACGGCATCGACGCCGCCGCGTTCCTCGACGCCGCAGCCGAGACGCTGACCGGCGGCAAGCGCCTCCGCGCGAGGTTCTGCCATGCAGGATGGCGCGCATCCGCCCGCTTCGCCGATCGGAACGCTTCCGAGACCGACGCCCTCTGGGACATCTGCGCGGCGCTGGAGATCTTCCAGTCCGCCGCCCTCGTGCACGATGACCTCATCGACAACTCCGATACCCGGCGCGGTCGCCCCGCAGCGCACCGGGCGTTGGAGAGCGCCCACCGAGAGGCGCGCTGGACCGGCGACGGAGCATCGTTCGGGCGCGCCTCGGCGATCCTGCTCGGGGACCTGCTCGTCGCGTGGAGCGACGACCTGCTCGAGACCGCCCTCGACGGCCACCCCTCCGCGCGCGCGGTGCGACGCGAATACGCACGCATGCGACGGGACGTCACCACCGGCCAGTTCCTGGACATCGCCGAGGAGTCGGCGTGGAGCGTGAACGACGACAGCAGTCACGCCGAACGCGCCCTGCGTGTCGTGTCTCTCAAGTCGGCTCGGTACAGCATCGAACAGCCGCTCGTGCTCGGCGCCTCGCTCGCCGGCGCGGATGCCGGTCAGGTGGATGCGCTGCGCCACTTCGGTCGCCCTGTCGGGATGGCCTTCCAGCTCCGCGATGACGTGCTCGGAGTGTTCGGCGACTCATCGGTCACCGGGAAGCCCGCGGGAGACGATCTGCGCGAGGGCAAGAGAACGGTCCTCGTCGCGCTCACGAGAGAAGTCCTCGACCCTTCTGCGCGCCGCGTGTTCGACGAGCTTCTCGGCGACACCGAACTCACGGCCGATCAGGTCTCGTTCCTGCAGACGACGATCTCCGCGTCCGGAGCGCTGGAACGCATCGAGACCATGATCGGCGACTACGCACGTGAAGCCGACCAGGCCCTCATCGGCGCCCGGCTCGACAATGCCGCGGTGGGCGAACTGCGCGACCTCGCCAGGGCCGCGACCGTGCGCTCGTCCTGA
- a CDS encoding Rv2175c family DNA-binding protein — MSENVAAPLATPWLTMPDLVEALDVPLGRVRRLIDEHYLIGSRRNGAFAVPAAFIVDGQPLSSLRGTVIVLKDAGFGDDELIDWLFEEEESLGRSPIAALLDGHKSAVRRLARTLA; from the coding sequence GTGTCTGAGAACGTTGCTGCGCCCCTTGCCACCCCGTGGCTGACGATGCCCGACCTCGTGGAGGCGCTGGATGTGCCATTGGGGCGGGTTCGCCGCCTCATCGACGAGCACTACCTGATCGGCTCCCGTCGAAACGGTGCCTTCGCTGTCCCCGCGGCGTTCATCGTGGACGGCCAACCGCTCAGCTCCCTGCGGGGTACGGTCATCGTGCTGAAGGATGCCGGCTTCGGCGATGACGAGCTCATCGATTGGCTCTTCGAGGAGGAGGAGTCGCTCGGTCGTTCACCGATCGCGGCTCTCCTCGACGGTCACAAGAGCGCGGTCCGTCGTCTCGCCCGCACTCTCGCCTGA
- a CDS encoding LysM peptidoglycan-binding domain-containing protein, translating into MRRNTVKRHARHVRLGVPAAVLGALAGSFAAAPVATADVVPVEREHASPLRAIPQKATPATYVVRAGDTISTIAGRFGLRTVDVLSWNGLTWRSVIYPGQTVTLSASASAPAAPVAPHASTSTAHTVVAGDTVFAIARKYGTSVDAVLAANGLSRSSVIYPGQKLAVSGTVTPAPKPAAATTPAPPASAAAGKTHTVSAGETVFAIARKYGATTQSIFAWNGLGPSSIIYPGQKLIVAQAAAVAATGGALSATLDAEQAANASLIIRIGRELGVSDRGIAIGLATGMVESGLRNLDHGDRDSLGIFQQRPSTGWGSAAQVRDAERSTRVFYGGRNDPNGSATRGLLDIPGWESMAFTDAAQAVQISAYPTKYGRWETQAFQWLATHG; encoded by the coding sequence ATGCGAAGGAACACCGTCAAGCGCCATGCGCGTCATGTCCGGCTGGGAGTGCCCGCCGCCGTCCTGGGAGCCCTCGCCGGAAGCTTCGCGGCCGCCCCCGTCGCCACCGCCGATGTCGTTCCGGTCGAGCGTGAGCACGCGTCGCCGTTGCGCGCGATCCCTCAGAAGGCGACGCCCGCGACCTACGTGGTCCGCGCCGGAGACACGATCTCCACGATCGCCGGCCGATTCGGCCTCCGCACGGTGGACGTGCTGTCGTGGAACGGACTGACCTGGCGCTCCGTCATCTATCCCGGGCAGACCGTCACGCTCTCCGCCTCGGCCTCCGCCCCTGCCGCGCCCGTTGCTCCTCATGCCTCCACGAGCACGGCGCACACCGTCGTCGCAGGCGACACCGTCTTCGCGATCGCGCGGAAGTACGGCACCTCGGTCGACGCGGTCCTCGCAGCAAACGGACTGAGCCGGTCATCCGTCATCTATCCGGGACAGAAGCTCGCCGTCTCCGGCACCGTCACGCCGGCGCCGAAGCCTGCAGCCGCAACGACCCCCGCTCCCCCCGCCTCCGCCGCCGCGGGAAAGACCCACACGGTCTCAGCAGGCGAAACGGTCTTCGCGATCGCCCGAAAGTACGGCGCCACGACGCAGTCGATCTTCGCGTGGAACGGACTCGGCCCCTCGTCCATCATCTACCCGGGGCAGAAGCTCATCGTCGCCCAGGCCGCCGCCGTCGCCGCAACCGGTGGCGCGCTGAGCGCCACGCTCGATGCGGAGCAGGCGGCCAACGCGTCGCTCATCATCCGCATCGGACGCGAGCTCGGAGTGTCCGACCGCGGCATCGCGATCGGACTCGCCACGGGCATGGTCGAGTCGGGACTGCGAAACCTCGACCACGGCGATCGCGACTCGCTCGGTATCTTCCAGCAGCGCCCCAGCACAGGATGGGGCAGCGCCGCGCAGGTGAGGGATGCGGAGCGCAGCACCCGCGTGTTCTACGGCGGGCGCAACGACCCCAACGGCTCCGCGACGCGAGGGCTCCTCGACATCCCCGGCTGGGAGAGCATGGCGTTCACGGACGCCGCCCAGGCCGTGCAGATCTCGGCGTATCCGACCAAGTACGGCCGGTGGGAGACGCAGGCGTTCCAGTGGCTCGCCACACATGGCTGA
- the pknB gene encoding Stk1 family PASTA domain-containing Ser/Thr kinase yields MTSNQQADPLIGRLVDGRYRVRARIARGGMATVYVATDLRLERRIALKVMHAHLSDDSAFQSRFIQEARSAARLADPHVVNVFDQGQDGELAYLVMEYLPGITLRELLREQKRLTIPQTITIMDAVLSGLSAAHRAGIVHRDVKPENVLLAEDGRIKIGDFGLARATTANTATGQQLLGTIAYLAPELVTRGTADARSDIYALGIMLYEMLVGEQPYKGEQPMQIAFQHATESVPRPSVRNPAVPEPLDELVLWATEKSPDERPDDAGQMLARLREIERDLGVAPAAAAAPTQPLRSQSDSGDLTKVMPGTMVIPDPTAPAPQTIDNATVLRRRASKRRARGAFLLTLVLLLAVLAGGVGWWFGSGPGSLVAVPSVAGDTYEDASAALIADGFVPIRDEESSIEVESGIAIRSDPDAGQRLDKGAEVTVYISSGPASHRAETLNGKTEADARSYLDGISVNTVDDSLILFSDAAEGVVINALVTPRDGREPYTCGDGCDLFEDDTVRLYVSAGAFPDVVGMSVGQATEKLTDKKLEVTDEPQYVASDSIEKDRVIGVADRSEKGNWRPGDRVTLIVSTGPPLFEVPDVSGMTRDEAKEALGSADGGFAYAFTSDTGLPDSVWDLLANENTRVDSYSPSDAQRKGATITLKMTFAG; encoded by the coding sequence GTGACGTCCAATCAGCAAGCCGACCCCCTCATCGGGCGACTTGTCGACGGACGATATCGGGTACGCGCCCGCATCGCCCGCGGCGGGATGGCCACGGTCTATGTCGCGACCGACCTCCGACTCGAGCGACGCATCGCCCTGAAGGTCATGCATGCGCACCTGAGTGATGACTCGGCCTTCCAGAGCCGTTTCATCCAGGAAGCGCGCTCCGCTGCACGTCTGGCGGACCCGCACGTCGTCAACGTCTTCGACCAGGGACAGGACGGCGAGCTCGCCTACCTCGTCATGGAGTACCTGCCGGGAATCACGTTGCGCGAGCTCCTCCGCGAGCAGAAGCGCCTCACGATCCCGCAGACCATCACGATCATGGACGCGGTGCTCTCCGGTCTCTCGGCGGCCCATCGCGCAGGGATCGTGCATCGCGACGTGAAGCCCGAGAACGTGCTGTTGGCCGAGGACGGTCGCATCAAGATCGGCGACTTCGGACTCGCACGCGCCACGACAGCCAACACAGCCACGGGACAGCAGCTCCTCGGAACGATCGCCTATCTCGCGCCCGAGCTCGTCACCCGCGGAACGGCGGATGCCCGCAGCGACATCTACGCCCTCGGCATCATGCTCTACGAGATGCTCGTCGGCGAGCAGCCCTACAAGGGCGAGCAGCCGATGCAGATCGCCTTCCAGCACGCGACCGAATCGGTACCGCGCCCGAGCGTGCGCAACCCGGCTGTGCCGGAACCACTCGACGAGCTCGTGCTGTGGGCGACCGAGAAATCGCCGGACGAGCGACCCGACGATGCCGGACAGATGCTTGCGCGGCTCCGCGAGATCGAGCGCGACCTGGGCGTGGCGCCGGCGGCCGCCGCGGCGCCCACACAACCGCTGCGGTCGCAGTCGGACTCCGGCGATCTCACGAAGGTCATGCCGGGCACCATGGTCATCCCCGACCCGACGGCACCCGCCCCGCAGACGATCGACAATGCAACGGTATTGCGCCGGCGTGCGTCCAAGCGGCGTGCCCGAGGAGCGTTCCTGCTCACCCTCGTCCTGCTTCTCGCCGTGCTCGCGGGCGGCGTCGGTTGGTGGTTCGGGTCAGGCCCAGGGTCTCTCGTCGCCGTACCGAGCGTGGCCGGAGACACCTACGAAGATGCCTCGGCCGCGCTGATCGCCGACGGCTTCGTGCCTATCAGGGACGAGGAGAGCTCGATCGAGGTCGAGAGCGGCATTGCGATCCGCAGCGATCCCGATGCCGGACAGCGCCTGGACAAGGGCGCGGAGGTCACGGTCTACATCTCGAGCGGACCGGCATCACACCGCGCCGAGACGTTGAACGGCAAGACGGAGGCCGACGCCCGGAGCTATCTCGACGGCATCAGCGTGAACACCGTGGACGACTCACTCATCCTGTTCTCCGACGCCGCGGAGGGTGTGGTCATCAACGCGCTGGTCACTCCCCGCGACGGTCGCGAGCCCTACACCTGCGGTGACGGCTGCGATCTGTTCGAAGACGACACCGTCCGCCTCTACGTGTCGGCAGGCGCCTTCCCCGACGTCGTGGGCATGAGCGTGGGACAGGCGACCGAGAAGCTCACCGACAAGAAGCTCGAGGTCACCGACGAGCCTCAGTACGTCGCGAGCGACAGCATCGAGAAGGACCGCGTCATCGGCGTGGCCGACCGCTCCGAGAAGGGCAACTGGCGACCCGGCGACCGGGTGACGTTGATCGTCTCGACCGGACCTCCGCTCTTCGAGGTACCGGACGTCAGTGGGATGACCCGGGACGAGGCGAAGGAGGCTCTGGGCTCGGCGGACGGGGGCTTCGCCTACGCCTTCACGAGCGACACCGGTCTCCCCGACTCGGTGTGGGATCTCCTGGCGAACGAGAACACCCGCGTCGACTCGTACAGCCCGTCGGATGCGCAGCGCAAGGGTGCGACGATCACCCTGAAGATGACGTTCGCCGGCTGA
- a CDS encoding 3-deoxy-7-phosphoheptulonate synthase class II, with amino-acid sequence MLPSEIDALDAWRSLPIKQQPPWQDTARVAEVSRQIAGLPPLVFAGEVDNLRDRLARAASGQAFLLQGGDCAETFAGATAEQIRNRIKTVLQMAVVLTYGASMPIVKMGRMAGQFAKPRSSDNETRGDVTLPAYRGDIVNGYDFTEGSRQPDPNRLLQGYHTAASTLNLIRAFTQGGFADLREVHSWNKGFAQNPANQRYERMAAEIDRAIKFMEAAGADFDELKRVEFFTGHEGLLMDYERPMTRIDSRTDTPYNTSAHFLWIGERTRELDGAHVDYFSKIRNPIGVKLGPTTSPDTALALIDKLDPNREPGRLTFITRMGAGKIRDALPPLLEAVRDSGAQPLWVTDPMHGNGITTPTGYKTRRFDDVVDEVRGFFEAHRAVGTFPGGIHVELTGDDVTECLGGSEQIDEAALGTRYESLCDPRLNHMQSLELAFLVAEELEKR; translated from the coding sequence ATGCTTCCGTCCGAAATCGACGCCCTCGACGCATGGCGTTCACTCCCCATCAAGCAGCAGCCGCCGTGGCAGGACACCGCGCGTGTCGCTGAGGTCTCGCGGCAGATCGCCGGGCTTCCTCCTCTGGTCTTCGCGGGTGAGGTCGACAACCTCCGCGATCGCCTCGCACGTGCCGCATCGGGGCAGGCCTTCCTCCTCCAGGGAGGCGATTGCGCCGAGACGTTCGCGGGTGCGACGGCGGAGCAGATCCGCAACCGCATCAAGACGGTTCTGCAGATGGCGGTCGTGCTGACGTATGGCGCCTCGATGCCGATCGTCAAGATGGGGCGCATGGCGGGGCAGTTCGCCAAGCCGCGCTCGAGCGATAACGAGACCCGCGGCGATGTGACGCTTCCCGCCTACCGCGGCGACATCGTCAACGGATACGACTTCACCGAGGGATCCCGGCAGCCCGACCCCAACCGTCTGCTCCAGGGGTACCACACGGCAGCGTCGACGCTGAACCTCATCCGGGCGTTCACGCAGGGTGGCTTCGCGGATCTCCGTGAGGTGCACTCGTGGAACAAGGGATTCGCGCAGAACCCGGCCAACCAGCGCTACGAGCGCATGGCGGCCGAGATCGATCGCGCCATCAAGTTCATGGAGGCCGCGGGCGCGGACTTCGACGAGCTGAAGCGCGTGGAGTTCTTCACCGGTCACGAAGGCCTCCTGATGGACTACGAGCGGCCGATGACCCGCATCGACTCCCGCACGGACACGCCGTACAACACGTCGGCGCACTTCCTGTGGATCGGTGAGCGCACGCGCGAACTCGATGGCGCGCACGTCGACTACTTCTCGAAGATCCGCAACCCCATCGGCGTCAAGCTCGGACCCACCACGTCGCCTGACACCGCTCTCGCGCTGATCGACAAGCTCGACCCGAACCGTGAACCCGGACGCCTGACGTTCATCACGCGCATGGGGGCGGGCAAGATCCGCGATGCACTGCCGCCGCTGCTCGAGGCCGTGCGCGACTCGGGTGCGCAGCCGCTGTGGGTCACCGACCCCATGCACGGCAACGGCATCACCACGCCGACCGGATACAAGACGCGTCGTTTCGATGACGTCGTCGACGAGGTACGGGGCTTCTTCGAGGCGCACCGCGCCGTCGGCACGTTCCCCGGCGGAATCCACGTGGAGCTGACCGGCGACGATGTCACGGAGTGCCTCGGAGGCTCCGAGCAGATCGACGAGGCAGCCCTCGGCACGCGCTACGAGAGCCTGTGCGACCCGCGCCTGAACCACATGCAGTCCCTCGAGCTCGCCTTCCTCGTCGCCGAGGAGCTCGAGAAGCGCTGA
- a CDS encoding lysophospholipid acyltransferase family protein, protein MFYWLMKYVVIGPIVKGIFRPWIVGRNNVPANGAAILASNHLSFADSIFLPLVIDRRMSFLAKSDYFTGRGPKGWATKFFMKATGQLPIDRSGGKASEASLNTGLQVLGGGDLLGIYPEGTRSPDGKLYRGRTGIARMALEAKVPVIPVVMVDTDTAMPIGRRLPRVVRVGIVIGEPLDFSRYAGMENDRYILRSVTDEIMVALQRLGEQHYEDVYASTVKDRLPSRVTQRS, encoded by the coding sequence ATGTTCTACTGGCTGATGAAGTACGTCGTGATCGGCCCCATCGTCAAGGGGATCTTCCGCCCCTGGATCGTGGGGCGGAACAACGTGCCCGCCAACGGCGCGGCGATCCTCGCGAGCAATCACCTCTCGTTCGCCGACTCGATCTTCCTTCCGCTCGTGATCGACCGACGGATGTCGTTCCTTGCGAAGAGCGATTACTTCACCGGGCGTGGCCCCAAGGGGTGGGCGACGAAGTTCTTCATGAAGGCGACGGGCCAGTTGCCGATCGACCGCTCCGGAGGAAAGGCGTCGGAGGCCTCGTTGAACACCGGCCTCCAGGTGCTGGGCGGGGGAGACCTCCTCGGCATCTACCCCGAGGGCACGCGCAGCCCCGACGGAAAGCTCTACCGCGGCCGCACAGGTATCGCGCGGATGGCGCTGGAGGCGAAGGTCCCCGTCATCCCGGTCGTCATGGTCGACACCGATACGGCCATGCCCATCGGCCGGCGGTTGCCGCGCGTCGTGCGCGTGGGGATCGTGATCGGTGAACCTCTCGATTTCTCGCGATACGCGGGCATGGAGAACGACCGCTACATCCTGCGATCCGTCACGGACGAGATCATGGTCGCCCTGCAGAGACTCGGTGAGCAGCACTACGAAGACGTGTACGCATCGACCGTGAAGGACCGGCTCCCCTCGCGTGTCACACAGCGGTCCTGA
- a CDS encoding long-chain fatty acid--CoA ligase, protein MVQFEVPAIVPADPEANVADLLVERVKATPDRALFSVPEGDGWRDISAADFQTAVIAVAKGIVAAGIQPGEKVGFLARTTYEWTLIDFALFYAGAVMVPIYETSSPSQIQWIMEDSGAIALIVESPEHFSRVDEVRGDLPLIRDVWQLHLGAIDTFTAQGTSIEDAEIERRRQLAVGSDIATLIYTSGSTGRPKGCVLTHSNFVELSRNSAKALDAVVQTPGASTLLFITTAHVFARFISILDIHAGVRTGHQPDTRQLLPALGSFKPTFLLAVPRVFEKVYNSAEQKAEAGGKGKIFRAAADVAIAHSKLVEEGTTIPFGMKLKFALFNKLVYSKLREAMGGNVVYAVSGSAPLGSRLGHFFHSLGVVILEGYGLTETTAPATVNLADKSKIGTVGPALPGVGVRLAEDGEIEVRGINVFKEYWNNDAATKEAFSDGGWFRTGDIGSFDTEGFLTITGRKKEIIVTAGGKNVAPAALEDPIRANPIIGQVVVVGDQKPFISALITLDPEMLPTWLANNGLSAEMSLVDAARNDAVRAEVQRAVDTANTRVSRAESIRKFTILDSEWTEASGHLTPKLSIKRNVIMSDFADEISALYDEPVATTNVAIGG, encoded by the coding sequence GTGGTTCAGTTCGAAGTCCCCGCGATCGTCCCCGCCGACCCCGAAGCGAACGTCGCCGACCTCCTGGTCGAGCGCGTGAAGGCCACCCCCGATCGCGCATTGTTCTCCGTCCCCGAGGGTGACGGATGGCGCGACATCTCCGCCGCCGATTTCCAGACCGCGGTGATCGCGGTCGCGAAGGGTATCGTCGCCGCCGGCATCCAACCGGGCGAGAAGGTGGGCTTCCTGGCCCGCACGACCTATGAGTGGACGCTCATCGACTTCGCGCTCTTCTACGCCGGCGCCGTGATGGTGCCGATCTACGAGACGAGCTCTCCGTCGCAGATCCAATGGATCATGGAGGATTCCGGCGCCATCGCCCTGATCGTCGAATCGCCGGAGCACTTCTCGCGTGTCGACGAGGTGCGCGGTGACCTTCCGCTGATCCGCGATGTGTGGCAACTGCACCTCGGTGCGATCGACACGTTCACCGCCCAGGGAACCTCGATCGAGGATGCCGAGATCGAACGGCGTCGCCAGCTGGCCGTCGGCTCCGACATCGCCACACTGATCTACACCTCGGGCTCCACCGGTCGCCCCAAGGGCTGCGTGCTGACGCACAGCAACTTCGTCGAGCTGTCCCGCAACTCCGCGAAGGCGCTCGATGCCGTCGTGCAGACGCCCGGAGCATCCACACTGCTGTTCATCACCACGGCTCATGTGTTCGCACGATTCATCTCGATCCTCGACATCCACGCCGGAGTCCGCACGGGCCACCAGCCCGACACGCGACAGCTCCTGCCGGCGCTCGGGTCTTTCAAGCCCACCTTCCTGCTCGCGGTCCCCCGCGTCTTCGAGAAGGTCTACAACTCGGCCGAGCAGAAGGCCGAGGCTGGAGGCAAGGGCAAGATCTTCCGCGCGGCAGCCGACGTCGCGATCGCGCACTCCAAGCTCGTGGAGGAAGGGACCACGATCCCCTTCGGCATGAAGCTGAAGTTCGCGCTGTTCAACAAGCTCGTCTACAGCAAGCTCCGCGAGGCGATGGGCGGCAACGTCGTCTACGCCGTCTCCGGTTCCGCGCCCCTCGGCTCGCGCCTCGGGCACTTCTTCCACAGCCTGGGTGTCGTGATCCTCGAGGGCTACGGTCTGACCGAGACCACGGCACCGGCCACGGTGAACCTCGCGGACAAGTCGAAGATCGGCACGGTCGGCCCGGCGCTGCCCGGTGTCGGCGTCCGGCTCGCCGAGGACGGCGAGATCGAGGTCCGCGGCATCAATGTGTTCAAGGAGTACTGGAACAACGACGCGGCGACGAAGGAGGCCTTCAGCGACGGCGGCTGGTTCCGCACCGGCGACATCGGCAGCTTCGACACCGAGGGCTTCCTCACCATCACCGGCCGCAAGAAGGAGATCATCGTCACCGCCGGCGGCAAGAACGTCGCCCCGGCCGCGCTCGAGGATCCCATCCGGGCGAACCCGATCATCGGTCAGGTCGTCGTCGTCGGAGACCAGAAGCCCTTCATCTCGGCATTGATCACGCTCGACCCCGAGATGCTGCCCACGTGGCTCGCGAACAACGGGCTGTCCGCCGAGATGTCACTCGTGGATGCCGCGCGCAACGATGCCGTCCGCGCCGAGGTCCAGCGAGCGGTGGACACGGCCAACACGCGCGTCTCCCGCGCCGAATCGATCCGCAAGTTCACGATCCTCGACTCGGAGTGGACCGAGGCGTCGGGTCATCTGACCCCGAAGCTCTCGATCAAGCGCAACGTGATCATGAGCGACTTCGCCGATGAGATCTCGGCCCTGTACGACGAGCCGGTCGCCACGACGAACGTGGCCATCGGCGGCTGA